A region of Pan troglodytes isolate AG18354 chromosome 23, NHGRI_mPanTro3-v2.0_pri, whole genome shotgun sequence DNA encodes the following proteins:
- the TMEM191C gene encoding transmembrane protein 191C isoform X6, with product MCRATLGLPLPPIVIQPARRSLPPIVTPASRRLGPRGGRHLGSVSTAMAATQELLLQLQKDNRDGRQRKQELEKLIRGLEAESESLNQRLQDLSERERSLLRRRSQAAQPLQREAREAARERAERVRRRLEEAERHKEDLEQHSRQLQEQWEELSSQLFYYGGEPQSQKSTEQQLAAQLVTLQVLERDPENELELAETKCALQEEKLQQGALQTAEAWAIFQEQTVVLQVRPHSDAKVPPASPPPDLGRCDGQLRGVQYSTESLMEEMARADRETRLFGGPRALAIRRCVLGALQVLLTLPLLFLGLSLLWTVLLDPGAVSAWLWSLTSETTLRRLRYTLSPLLELRANGLLPT from the exons ATGTGTCGGGCTACGCTCGGGCTTCCCCTGCCGCCCATTGTGATCCAGCCCGCTAGGCGCTCCCTGCCGCCCATTGTGACGCCTGCCAGCCGCAGGCTGGGTCCCCGAGGCGGGCGGCATTTAGGCTCGGTCTCCACAGCCATGGCCGCGACGCAGGAGCTGCTGCTGCAGTTGCAGAAGGATAACCGAGATGGTCGCCAGCGGAAGCAGGAGCTAGAGAAGCTGATACGCGGGCTCGAGGCCGAGAGCGAGAGCCTCAACCAGCGCCTGCAGGACCTGAGCGAGCGGGAGCGGAG CCTGCTGCGGAGGCGAAGCCAGGCAGCGCAGCCTCTGCAAAGGGAGGCGCGCGAGGCGGCGCGGGAGCGCGCGGAGCGGGTGCGCAGAAGACTGGAGGAGGCGGAGCGCCACAAGGAGGACTTG GAGCAGCACAGCAGGCAGCTGCAGGAGCAGTGGGAGGAGCTGTCGAGTCAG CTCTTCTACTACGGAGGAGAACCGCAGAGCCAGAAGAGCACGGAGCAGCAACTCGCAGCCCAGTTGGTGACGCTGCAGGTCCTTGAGCGGGACCCTGAG AATGAACTGGAGCTGGCGGAGACCAAATGCGCCTTGCAGGAGGAGAAGCTGCAGCAG GGCGCGCTGCAGACAGCGGAGGCCTGGGCCATATTCCAGGAGCAGACCGTAGTCCTGCAGGTGCGGCCCCACTCAGACGCCAAGGTGCCTCCCGCCTCTCCTCCCCCAGACCTGGGGCG GTGTGACGGGCAGCTTCGCGGAGTGCAGTACAGCACCGAGTCGCTCATGGAGGAGATGGCCAGGGCGGACCGA GAGACGCGGCTGTTCGGCGGTCCTCGCGCGCTGGCCATCAG GCGGTGCGTGCTGGGCGCGCTGCAGGTGCTGCTGACGCTGCCGCTCCTCTTCCTGGGGCTGTCGCTGCTCTGGACGGTGCTGTTGGACCCCGGCGCCGTCTCCGCGTGGCTCTGGAGCCTCACCTCGGAGACGACGCTGCGCCGCCTGCGCTACACGCTGTCCCCGCTGCTGGAGCTGCGCGCTAACGGGCTGCTGCCAACCTAA
- the TMEM191C gene encoding transmembrane protein 191C isoform X8, whose translation MCRATLGLPLPPIVIQPARRSLPPIVTPASRRLGPRGGRHLGSVSTAMAATQELLLQLQKDNRDGRQRKQELEKLIRGLEAESESLNQRLQDLSERERSLLRRRSQAAQPLQREAREAARERAERVRRRLEEAERHKEDLEQHSRQLQEQWEELSSQLFYYGGEPQSQKSTEQQLAAQLVTLQNELELAETKCALQEEKLQQGALQTAEAWAIFQEQTVVLQVRPHSDAKVPPASPPPDLGRCDGQLRGVQYSTESLMEEMARADRETRLFGGPRALAIRRCVLGALQVLLTLPLLFLGLSLLWTVLLDPGAVSAWLWSLTSETTLRRLRYTLSPLLELRANGLLPT comes from the exons ATGTGTCGGGCTACGCTCGGGCTTCCCCTGCCGCCCATTGTGATCCAGCCCGCTAGGCGCTCCCTGCCGCCCATTGTGACGCCTGCCAGCCGCAGGCTGGGTCCCCGAGGCGGGCGGCATTTAGGCTCGGTCTCCACAGCCATGGCCGCGACGCAGGAGCTGCTGCTGCAGTTGCAGAAGGATAACCGAGATGGTCGCCAGCGGAAGCAGGAGCTAGAGAAGCTGATACGCGGGCTCGAGGCCGAGAGCGAGAGCCTCAACCAGCGCCTGCAGGACCTGAGCGAGCGGGAGCGGAG CCTGCTGCGGAGGCGAAGCCAGGCAGCGCAGCCTCTGCAAAGGGAGGCGCGCGAGGCGGCGCGGGAGCGCGCGGAGCGGGTGCGCAGAAGACTGGAGGAGGCGGAGCGCCACAAGGAGGACTTG GAGCAGCACAGCAGGCAGCTGCAGGAGCAGTGGGAGGAGCTGTCGAGTCAG CTCTTCTACTACGGAGGAGAACCGCAGAGCCAGAAGAGCACGGAGCAGCAACTCGCAGCCCAGTTGGTGACGCTGCAG AATGAACTGGAGCTGGCGGAGACCAAATGCGCCTTGCAGGAGGAGAAGCTGCAGCAG GGCGCGCTGCAGACAGCGGAGGCCTGGGCCATATTCCAGGAGCAGACCGTAGTCCTGCAGGTGCGGCCCCACTCAGACGCCAAGGTGCCTCCCGCCTCTCCTCCCCCAGACCTGGGGCG GTGTGACGGGCAGCTTCGCGGAGTGCAGTACAGCACCGAGTCGCTCATGGAGGAGATGGCCAGGGCGGACCGA GAGACGCGGCTGTTCGGCGGTCCTCGCGCGCTGGCCATCAG GCGGTGCGTGCTGGGCGCGCTGCAGGTGCTGCTGACGCTGCCGCTCCTCTTCCTGGGGCTGTCGCTGCTCTGGACGGTGCTGTTGGACCCCGGCGCCGTCTCCGCGTGGCTCTGGAGCCTCACCTCGGAGACGACGCTGCGCCGCCTGCGCTACACGCTGTCCCCGCTGCTGGAGCTGCGCGCTAACGGGCTGCTGCCAACCTAA
- the TMEM191C gene encoding transmembrane protein 191C isoform X2, with translation MCRATLGLPLPPIVIQPARRSLPPIVTPASRRLGPRGGRHLGSVSTAMAATQELLLQLQKDNRDGRQRKQELEKLIRGLEAESESLNQRLQDLSERERRTLGMGDPPSGPSLLRRRSQAAQPLQREAREAARERAERVRRRLEEAERHKEDLEQHSRQLQEQWEELSSQLFYYGGEPQSQKSTEQQLAAQLVTLQVLERDPENELELAETKCALQEEKLQQGALQTAEAWAIFQEQTVVLQVRPHSDAKVPPASPPPDLGRCDGQLRGVQYSTESLMEEMARADRETRLFGGPRALAIRRCVLGALQVLLTLPLLFLGLSLLWTVLLDPGAVSAWLWSLTSETTLRRLRYTLSPLLELRANGLLPT, from the exons ATGTGTCGGGCTACGCTCGGGCTTCCCCTGCCGCCCATTGTGATCCAGCCCGCTAGGCGCTCCCTGCCGCCCATTGTGACGCCTGCCAGCCGCAGGCTGGGTCCCCGAGGCGGGCGGCATTTAGGCTCGGTCTCCACAGCCATGGCCGCGACGCAGGAGCTGCTGCTGCAGTTGCAGAAGGATAACCGAGATGGTCGCCAGCGGAAGCAGGAGCTAGAGAAGCTGATACGCGGGCTCGAGGCCGAGAGCGAGAGCCTCAACCAGCGCCTGCAGGACCTGAGCGAGCGGGAGCGGAG GACCTTGGGAATGGGTGATCCACCCAGCGGACCCAG CCTGCTGCGGAGGCGAAGCCAGGCAGCGCAGCCTCTGCAAAGGGAGGCGCGCGAGGCGGCGCGGGAGCGCGCGGAGCGGGTGCGCAGAAGACTGGAGGAGGCGGAGCGCCACAAGGAGGACTTG GAGCAGCACAGCAGGCAGCTGCAGGAGCAGTGGGAGGAGCTGTCGAGTCAG CTCTTCTACTACGGAGGAGAACCGCAGAGCCAGAAGAGCACGGAGCAGCAACTCGCAGCCCAGTTGGTGACGCTGCAGGTCCTTGAGCGGGACCCTGAG AATGAACTGGAGCTGGCGGAGACCAAATGCGCCTTGCAGGAGGAGAAGCTGCAGCAG GGCGCGCTGCAGACAGCGGAGGCCTGGGCCATATTCCAGGAGCAGACCGTAGTCCTGCAGGTGCGGCCCCACTCAGACGCCAAGGTGCCTCCCGCCTCTCCTCCCCCAGACCTGGGGCG GTGTGACGGGCAGCTTCGCGGAGTGCAGTACAGCACCGAGTCGCTCATGGAGGAGATGGCCAGGGCGGACCGA GAGACGCGGCTGTTCGGCGGTCCTCGCGCGCTGGCCATCAG GCGGTGCGTGCTGGGCGCGCTGCAGGTGCTGCTGACGCTGCCGCTCCTCTTCCTGGGGCTGTCGCTGCTCTGGACGGTGCTGTTGGACCCCGGCGCCGTCTCCGCGTGGCTCTGGAGCCTCACCTCGGAGACGACGCTGCGCCGCCTGCGCTACACGCTGTCCCCGCTGCTGGAGCTGCGCGCTAACGGGCTGCTGCCAACCTAA
- the TMEM191C gene encoding transmembrane protein 191C isoform X5, giving the protein MCRATLGLPLPPIVIQPARRSLPPIVTPASRRLGPRGGRHLGSVSTAMAATQELLLQLQKDNRDGRQRKQELEKLIRGLEAESESLNQRLQDLSERERSLLRRRSQAAQPLQREAREAARERAERVRRRLEEAERHKEDLEQHSRQLQEQWEELSSQLFYYGGEPQSQKSTEQQLAAQLVTLQVLERDPENELELAETKCALQEEKLQQGALQTAEAWAIFQEQTVVLQEVQVKVMEAAEELDAWQSGRELCDGQLRGVQYSTESLMEEMARADRETRLFGGPRALAIRRCVLGALQVLLTLPLLFLGLSLLWTVLLDPGAVSAWLWSLTSETTLRRLRYTLSPLLELRANGLLPT; this is encoded by the exons ATGTGTCGGGCTACGCTCGGGCTTCCCCTGCCGCCCATTGTGATCCAGCCCGCTAGGCGCTCCCTGCCGCCCATTGTGACGCCTGCCAGCCGCAGGCTGGGTCCCCGAGGCGGGCGGCATTTAGGCTCGGTCTCCACAGCCATGGCCGCGACGCAGGAGCTGCTGCTGCAGTTGCAGAAGGATAACCGAGATGGTCGCCAGCGGAAGCAGGAGCTAGAGAAGCTGATACGCGGGCTCGAGGCCGAGAGCGAGAGCCTCAACCAGCGCCTGCAGGACCTGAGCGAGCGGGAGCGGAG CCTGCTGCGGAGGCGAAGCCAGGCAGCGCAGCCTCTGCAAAGGGAGGCGCGCGAGGCGGCGCGGGAGCGCGCGGAGCGGGTGCGCAGAAGACTGGAGGAGGCGGAGCGCCACAAGGAGGACTTG GAGCAGCACAGCAGGCAGCTGCAGGAGCAGTGGGAGGAGCTGTCGAGTCAG CTCTTCTACTACGGAGGAGAACCGCAGAGCCAGAAGAGCACGGAGCAGCAACTCGCAGCCCAGTTGGTGACGCTGCAGGTCCTTGAGCGGGACCCTGAG AATGAACTGGAGCTGGCGGAGACCAAATGCGCCTTGCAGGAGGAGAAGCTGCAGCAG GGCGCGCTGCAGACAGCGGAGGCCTGGGCCATATTCCAGGAGCAGACCGTAGTCCTGCAG GAGGTGCAGGTGAAGGTGATGGAGGCTGCGGAGGAGCTGGACGCCTGGCAGAGTGGCCGGGAACT GTGTGACGGGCAGCTTCGCGGAGTGCAGTACAGCACCGAGTCGCTCATGGAGGAGATGGCCAGGGCGGACCGA GAGACGCGGCTGTTCGGCGGTCCTCGCGCGCTGGCCATCAG GCGGTGCGTGCTGGGCGCGCTGCAGGTGCTGCTGACGCTGCCGCTCCTCTTCCTGGGGCTGTCGCTGCTCTGGACGGTGCTGTTGGACCCCGGCGCCGTCTCCGCGTGGCTCTGGAGCCTCACCTCGGAGACGACGCTGCGCCGCCTGCGCTACACGCTGTCCCCGCTGCTGGAGCTGCGCGCTAACGGGCTGCTGCCAACCTAA
- the TMEM191C gene encoding transmembrane protein 191C isoform X7, with translation MCRATLGLPLPPIVIQPARRSLPPIVTPASRRLGPRGGRHLGSVSTAMAATQELLLQLQKDNRDGRQRKQELEKLIRGLEAESESLNQRLQDLSERERSLLRRRSQAAQPLQREAREAARERAERVRRRLEEAERHKEDLEQHSRQLQEQWEELSSQLFYYGGEPQSQKSTEQQLAAQLVTLQNELELAETKCALQEEKLQQGALQTAEAWAIFQEQTVVLQEVQVKVMEAAEELDAWQSGRELCDGQLRGVQYSTESLMEEMARADRETRLFGGPRALAIRRCVLGALQVLLTLPLLFLGLSLLWTVLLDPGAVSAWLWSLTSETTLRRLRYTLSPLLELRANGLLPT, from the exons ATGTGTCGGGCTACGCTCGGGCTTCCCCTGCCGCCCATTGTGATCCAGCCCGCTAGGCGCTCCCTGCCGCCCATTGTGACGCCTGCCAGCCGCAGGCTGGGTCCCCGAGGCGGGCGGCATTTAGGCTCGGTCTCCACAGCCATGGCCGCGACGCAGGAGCTGCTGCTGCAGTTGCAGAAGGATAACCGAGATGGTCGCCAGCGGAAGCAGGAGCTAGAGAAGCTGATACGCGGGCTCGAGGCCGAGAGCGAGAGCCTCAACCAGCGCCTGCAGGACCTGAGCGAGCGGGAGCGGAG CCTGCTGCGGAGGCGAAGCCAGGCAGCGCAGCCTCTGCAAAGGGAGGCGCGCGAGGCGGCGCGGGAGCGCGCGGAGCGGGTGCGCAGAAGACTGGAGGAGGCGGAGCGCCACAAGGAGGACTTG GAGCAGCACAGCAGGCAGCTGCAGGAGCAGTGGGAGGAGCTGTCGAGTCAG CTCTTCTACTACGGAGGAGAACCGCAGAGCCAGAAGAGCACGGAGCAGCAACTCGCAGCCCAGTTGGTGACGCTGCAG AATGAACTGGAGCTGGCGGAGACCAAATGCGCCTTGCAGGAGGAGAAGCTGCAGCAG GGCGCGCTGCAGACAGCGGAGGCCTGGGCCATATTCCAGGAGCAGACCGTAGTCCTGCAG GAGGTGCAGGTGAAGGTGATGGAGGCTGCGGAGGAGCTGGACGCCTGGCAGAGTGGCCGGGAACT GTGTGACGGGCAGCTTCGCGGAGTGCAGTACAGCACCGAGTCGCTCATGGAGGAGATGGCCAGGGCGGACCGA GAGACGCGGCTGTTCGGCGGTCCTCGCGCGCTGGCCATCAG GCGGTGCGTGCTGGGCGCGCTGCAGGTGCTGCTGACGCTGCCGCTCCTCTTCCTGGGGCTGTCGCTGCTCTGGACGGTGCTGTTGGACCCCGGCGCCGTCTCCGCGTGGCTCTGGAGCCTCACCTCGGAGACGACGCTGCGCCGCCTGCGCTACACGCTGTCCCCGCTGCTGGAGCTGCGCGCTAACGGGCTGCTGCCAACCTAA
- the TMEM191C gene encoding transmembrane protein 191C isoform X1, producing the protein MCRATLGLPLPPIVIQPARRSLPPIVTPASRRLGPRGGRHLGSVSTAMAATQELLLQLQKDNRDGRQRKQELEKLIRGLEAESESLNQRLQDLSERERRTLGMGDPPSGPSLLRRRSQAAQPLQREAREAARERAERVRRRLEEAERHKEDLEQHSRQLQEQWEELSSQLFYYGGEPQSQKSTEQQLAAQLVTLQVLERDPENELELAETKCALQEEKLQQGALQTAEAWAIFQEQTVVLQEVQVKVMEAAEELDAWQSGRELCDGQLRGVQYSTESLMEEMARADRETRLFGGPRALAIRRCVLGALQVLLTLPLLFLGLSLLWTVLLDPGAVSAWLWSLTSETTLRRLRYTLSPLLELRANGLLPT; encoded by the exons ATGTGTCGGGCTACGCTCGGGCTTCCCCTGCCGCCCATTGTGATCCAGCCCGCTAGGCGCTCCCTGCCGCCCATTGTGACGCCTGCCAGCCGCAGGCTGGGTCCCCGAGGCGGGCGGCATTTAGGCTCGGTCTCCACAGCCATGGCCGCGACGCAGGAGCTGCTGCTGCAGTTGCAGAAGGATAACCGAGATGGTCGCCAGCGGAAGCAGGAGCTAGAGAAGCTGATACGCGGGCTCGAGGCCGAGAGCGAGAGCCTCAACCAGCGCCTGCAGGACCTGAGCGAGCGGGAGCGGAG GACCTTGGGAATGGGTGATCCACCCAGCGGACCCAG CCTGCTGCGGAGGCGAAGCCAGGCAGCGCAGCCTCTGCAAAGGGAGGCGCGCGAGGCGGCGCGGGAGCGCGCGGAGCGGGTGCGCAGAAGACTGGAGGAGGCGGAGCGCCACAAGGAGGACTTG GAGCAGCACAGCAGGCAGCTGCAGGAGCAGTGGGAGGAGCTGTCGAGTCAG CTCTTCTACTACGGAGGAGAACCGCAGAGCCAGAAGAGCACGGAGCAGCAACTCGCAGCCCAGTTGGTGACGCTGCAGGTCCTTGAGCGGGACCCTGAG AATGAACTGGAGCTGGCGGAGACCAAATGCGCCTTGCAGGAGGAGAAGCTGCAGCAG GGCGCGCTGCAGACAGCGGAGGCCTGGGCCATATTCCAGGAGCAGACCGTAGTCCTGCAG GAGGTGCAGGTGAAGGTGATGGAGGCTGCGGAGGAGCTGGACGCCTGGCAGAGTGGCCGGGAACT GTGTGACGGGCAGCTTCGCGGAGTGCAGTACAGCACCGAGTCGCTCATGGAGGAGATGGCCAGGGCGGACCGA GAGACGCGGCTGTTCGGCGGTCCTCGCGCGCTGGCCATCAG GCGGTGCGTGCTGGGCGCGCTGCAGGTGCTGCTGACGCTGCCGCTCCTCTTCCTGGGGCTGTCGCTGCTCTGGACGGTGCTGTTGGACCCCGGCGCCGTCTCCGCGTGGCTCTGGAGCCTCACCTCGGAGACGACGCTGCGCCGCCTGCGCTACACGCTGTCCCCGCTGCTGGAGCTGCGCGCTAACGGGCTGCTGCCAACCTAA
- the TMEM191C gene encoding transmembrane protein 191C isoform X4, whose protein sequence is MCRATLGLPLPPIVIQPARRSLPPIVTPASRRLGPRGGRHLGSVSTAMAATQELLLQLQKDNRDGRQRKQELEKLIRGLEAESESLNQRLQDLSERERRTLGMGDPPSGPSLLRRRSQAAQPLQREAREAARERAERVRRRLEEAERHKEDLEQHSRQLQEQWEELSSQLFYYGGEPQSQKSTEQQLAAQLVTLQNELELAETKCALQEEKLQQGALQTAEAWAIFQEQTVVLQVRPHSDAKVPPASPPPDLGRCDGQLRGVQYSTESLMEEMARADRETRLFGGPRALAIRRCVLGALQVLLTLPLLFLGLSLLWTVLLDPGAVSAWLWSLTSETTLRRLRYTLSPLLELRANGLLPT, encoded by the exons ATGTGTCGGGCTACGCTCGGGCTTCCCCTGCCGCCCATTGTGATCCAGCCCGCTAGGCGCTCCCTGCCGCCCATTGTGACGCCTGCCAGCCGCAGGCTGGGTCCCCGAGGCGGGCGGCATTTAGGCTCGGTCTCCACAGCCATGGCCGCGACGCAGGAGCTGCTGCTGCAGTTGCAGAAGGATAACCGAGATGGTCGCCAGCGGAAGCAGGAGCTAGAGAAGCTGATACGCGGGCTCGAGGCCGAGAGCGAGAGCCTCAACCAGCGCCTGCAGGACCTGAGCGAGCGGGAGCGGAG GACCTTGGGAATGGGTGATCCACCCAGCGGACCCAG CCTGCTGCGGAGGCGAAGCCAGGCAGCGCAGCCTCTGCAAAGGGAGGCGCGCGAGGCGGCGCGGGAGCGCGCGGAGCGGGTGCGCAGAAGACTGGAGGAGGCGGAGCGCCACAAGGAGGACTTG GAGCAGCACAGCAGGCAGCTGCAGGAGCAGTGGGAGGAGCTGTCGAGTCAG CTCTTCTACTACGGAGGAGAACCGCAGAGCCAGAAGAGCACGGAGCAGCAACTCGCAGCCCAGTTGGTGACGCTGCAG AATGAACTGGAGCTGGCGGAGACCAAATGCGCCTTGCAGGAGGAGAAGCTGCAGCAG GGCGCGCTGCAGACAGCGGAGGCCTGGGCCATATTCCAGGAGCAGACCGTAGTCCTGCAGGTGCGGCCCCACTCAGACGCCAAGGTGCCTCCCGCCTCTCCTCCCCCAGACCTGGGGCG GTGTGACGGGCAGCTTCGCGGAGTGCAGTACAGCACCGAGTCGCTCATGGAGGAGATGGCCAGGGCGGACCGA GAGACGCGGCTGTTCGGCGGTCCTCGCGCGCTGGCCATCAG GCGGTGCGTGCTGGGCGCGCTGCAGGTGCTGCTGACGCTGCCGCTCCTCTTCCTGGGGCTGTCGCTGCTCTGGACGGTGCTGTTGGACCCCGGCGCCGTCTCCGCGTGGCTCTGGAGCCTCACCTCGGAGACGACGCTGCGCCGCCTGCGCTACACGCTGTCCCCGCTGCTGGAGCTGCGCGCTAACGGGCTGCTGCCAACCTAA
- the TMEM191C gene encoding transmembrane protein 191C isoform X3 codes for MCRATLGLPLPPIVIQPARRSLPPIVTPASRRLGPRGGRHLGSVSTAMAATQELLLQLQKDNRDGRQRKQELEKLIRGLEAESESLNQRLQDLSERERRTLGMGDPPSGPSLLRRRSQAAQPLQREAREAARERAERVRRRLEEAERHKEDLEQHSRQLQEQWEELSSQLFYYGGEPQSQKSTEQQLAAQLVTLQNELELAETKCALQEEKLQQGALQTAEAWAIFQEQTVVLQEVQVKVMEAAEELDAWQSGRELCDGQLRGVQYSTESLMEEMARADRETRLFGGPRALAIRRCVLGALQVLLTLPLLFLGLSLLWTVLLDPGAVSAWLWSLTSETTLRRLRYTLSPLLELRANGLLPT; via the exons ATGTGTCGGGCTACGCTCGGGCTTCCCCTGCCGCCCATTGTGATCCAGCCCGCTAGGCGCTCCCTGCCGCCCATTGTGACGCCTGCCAGCCGCAGGCTGGGTCCCCGAGGCGGGCGGCATTTAGGCTCGGTCTCCACAGCCATGGCCGCGACGCAGGAGCTGCTGCTGCAGTTGCAGAAGGATAACCGAGATGGTCGCCAGCGGAAGCAGGAGCTAGAGAAGCTGATACGCGGGCTCGAGGCCGAGAGCGAGAGCCTCAACCAGCGCCTGCAGGACCTGAGCGAGCGGGAGCGGAG GACCTTGGGAATGGGTGATCCACCCAGCGGACCCAG CCTGCTGCGGAGGCGAAGCCAGGCAGCGCAGCCTCTGCAAAGGGAGGCGCGCGAGGCGGCGCGGGAGCGCGCGGAGCGGGTGCGCAGAAGACTGGAGGAGGCGGAGCGCCACAAGGAGGACTTG GAGCAGCACAGCAGGCAGCTGCAGGAGCAGTGGGAGGAGCTGTCGAGTCAG CTCTTCTACTACGGAGGAGAACCGCAGAGCCAGAAGAGCACGGAGCAGCAACTCGCAGCCCAGTTGGTGACGCTGCAG AATGAACTGGAGCTGGCGGAGACCAAATGCGCCTTGCAGGAGGAGAAGCTGCAGCAG GGCGCGCTGCAGACAGCGGAGGCCTGGGCCATATTCCAGGAGCAGACCGTAGTCCTGCAG GAGGTGCAGGTGAAGGTGATGGAGGCTGCGGAGGAGCTGGACGCCTGGCAGAGTGGCCGGGAACT GTGTGACGGGCAGCTTCGCGGAGTGCAGTACAGCACCGAGTCGCTCATGGAGGAGATGGCCAGGGCGGACCGA GAGACGCGGCTGTTCGGCGGTCCTCGCGCGCTGGCCATCAG GCGGTGCGTGCTGGGCGCGCTGCAGGTGCTGCTGACGCTGCCGCTCCTCTTCCTGGGGCTGTCGCTGCTCTGGACGGTGCTGTTGGACCCCGGCGCCGTCTCCGCGTGGCTCTGGAGCCTCACCTCGGAGACGACGCTGCGCCGCCTGCGCTACACGCTGTCCCCGCTGCTGGAGCTGCGCGCTAACGGGCTGCTGCCAACCTAA
- the TMEM191C gene encoding transmembrane protein 191C isoform X9, whose amino-acid sequence MCRATLGLPLPPIVIQPARRSLPPIVTPASRRLGPRGGRHLGSVSTAMAATQELLLQLQKDNRDGRQRKQELEKLIRGLEAESESLNQRLQDLSERERRTLGMGDPPSGPSLLRRRSQAAQPLQREAREAARERAERVRRRLEEAERHKEDLEQHSRQLQEQWEELSSQNELELAETKCALQEEKLQQGALQTAEAWAIFQEQTVVLQEVQVKVMEAAEELDAWQSGRELCDGQLRGVQYSTESLMEEMARADRETRLFGGPRALAIRRCVLGALQVLLTLPLLFLGLSLLWTVLLDPGAVSAWLWSLTSETTLRRLRYTLSPLLELRANGLLPT is encoded by the exons ATGTGTCGGGCTACGCTCGGGCTTCCCCTGCCGCCCATTGTGATCCAGCCCGCTAGGCGCTCCCTGCCGCCCATTGTGACGCCTGCCAGCCGCAGGCTGGGTCCCCGAGGCGGGCGGCATTTAGGCTCGGTCTCCACAGCCATGGCCGCGACGCAGGAGCTGCTGCTGCAGTTGCAGAAGGATAACCGAGATGGTCGCCAGCGGAAGCAGGAGCTAGAGAAGCTGATACGCGGGCTCGAGGCCGAGAGCGAGAGCCTCAACCAGCGCCTGCAGGACCTGAGCGAGCGGGAGCGGAG GACCTTGGGAATGGGTGATCCACCCAGCGGACCCAG CCTGCTGCGGAGGCGAAGCCAGGCAGCGCAGCCTCTGCAAAGGGAGGCGCGCGAGGCGGCGCGGGAGCGCGCGGAGCGGGTGCGCAGAAGACTGGAGGAGGCGGAGCGCCACAAGGAGGACTTG GAGCAGCACAGCAGGCAGCTGCAGGAGCAGTGGGAGGAGCTGTCGAGTCAG AATGAACTGGAGCTGGCGGAGACCAAATGCGCCTTGCAGGAGGAGAAGCTGCAGCAG GGCGCGCTGCAGACAGCGGAGGCCTGGGCCATATTCCAGGAGCAGACCGTAGTCCTGCAG GAGGTGCAGGTGAAGGTGATGGAGGCTGCGGAGGAGCTGGACGCCTGGCAGAGTGGCCGGGAACT GTGTGACGGGCAGCTTCGCGGAGTGCAGTACAGCACCGAGTCGCTCATGGAGGAGATGGCCAGGGCGGACCGA GAGACGCGGCTGTTCGGCGGTCCTCGCGCGCTGGCCATCAG GCGGTGCGTGCTGGGCGCGCTGCAGGTGCTGCTGACGCTGCCGCTCCTCTTCCTGGGGCTGTCGCTGCTCTGGACGGTGCTGTTGGACCCCGGCGCCGTCTCCGCGTGGCTCTGGAGCCTCACCTCGGAGACGACGCTGCGCCGCCTGCGCTACACGCTGTCCCCGCTGCTGGAGCTGCGCGCTAACGGGCTGCTGCCAACCTAA